Below is a genomic region from Brassica rapa cultivar Chiifu-401-42 chromosome A08, CAAS_Brap_v3.01, whole genome shotgun sequence.
AGAACCATAACGATTTTTTCTTTCTCATGCAGCATGCCGAATGATGAGGCGCAGCTATACGCAGCTAATGAACTGTAATGCCCTTTTTCTTCTCCATGATATTAATATGGGATTGTAATTCAGTGAAGGATAAAGCtgcctaatttttttttttttgtgcttttGCAGTAACAACAGGTACTGGTTCTACCACAAAGAACACAAGTGTTGGTTCAAACGAACTGGGATACCTCTCGTGCAAACAAATGCTTATGAAAGAGGAACATATGACTGTTTTGATCCAGACAAATTTGAGACCGTTCAAAAGGTGAGTACACCACATTCAAATTCTTCTGCTCAttggttttagttttagttttttttttttatttggccTCTGATTAAACCCTTAAAACCATATTGTTGCaggaaaattttgttatttattatgaGATGCTGGAAAGGAGGCCGTCTCTACCTCAACACCGAGTGTAAATGACTGTTATTAAGTATCTATGATGTAAAGTTCCATCTGTTAGGAATGTTCATAGATCAAGAACCAGTTTCAGTATGTAAACTTTTCCAAACTTTGCTTCTTGCTGTTGATTATTTGTAGCTGAAACTTCTTTAAGCTATATATTGAATAAATGCATATCTATTTCCCATTAGCTTCTTTTGGTTCATTTATTATCTAATAGCTCTTTTGGTGATCATTTGCTGctgaatttttttcaaagtaTAGATTAAATGAATGGATATCTCTTCCCCATTAGCTTTTTGGTTCATTTATCATTTAGTCACTTTGTTTTGGTGATCATATGTAGCTGAAACTTCTTCAAGGTATAGATTAAATGAATGCATATCTCTTTCCCATTAGCTTTTTGGCTCATTTATCATCTAGTCACTTTTTTTGGTGATCATATGTAGCTGAACCTTCTTCAAGCTATAATGAATGCATATCTCTTCCCCCATTAGTTTTTTGGTTCATTTGATCACGTAGTCACTTTTTGTTGGCCATTTTATGTAGCTGAAACTTCTTCAAGCTATATATTGAATGAATGCATATCTATTTTCCATTAGCTTCTTTTGGTTCATTTATCATCTAGTAACTTTTTGTTAGTGATCATTTGCTGCTGAAACTTCTTCAAGGTATACATAAAAATAATGCATATCTCTTCCCCATTAACTTTTTAGTTCATTTATCTTCTAGTCGCTTATTTTTGGTGATCATATGTAGCTGTAACTTCTTCAAGCTATAATGAATGCACATTTCTTCCCCATTAGCTTTTTGGTTCATTATATCATAGTTACTTTTTGTTGGTGATCATATATATGTAGCTGAAACTTCTTCAAGCTATATATTAAATCTGTGTGTTCATTAACGTTATTCTCTTATTTTCTGGTCTAATCATTATTTGATTTCTCTGGTTCAAAGCATCTCAGGCAACTCTCAACGCCAACTGTTTCTCTTGGTTTAACAGTGTTAGATAAGGTATGTCAAGCTCTTGCCGTGTATATAAATGCAAGAGTGGACTGAGTATCGTCAAAGTCAGATTGAGTACATTTTCTTATACTTGTTTTGGAGAACGTTACTGTTGATGGAGGATCTTCTAATGTTTCTTGCATTTGCGGCTTCAGTCTTGTGCTGTATAATCCAGTAGCACATGGACCCTAATGTCGTAATCATTATGGTTGCTCCAATAGAAGTCACACAAATGGCTAGAGACTTTTCCTcttcagcaacaacaacaaacagcAGAGCAAAAAAGGCAACAGAGATGAGTTTGTTTATCACAGCCATCATCTATTTCTTGGCCTTTCTCTCTGTTACCACCACTGATGTCTGAACCACCAGGTCCACCACAACTGCTAAGGAGATAAATAGTGCGATCGAATCAAAGACGTAGAATCAATGATGCAATATTCATTGAAGCTATGTTGACACATAAAGCAATCAAGAACATATGTCTATGTTAGGATTTGGATTTTTGATGTGACATTTAGAATATGATTCAAAGCAAGAAAGTGCATTATTGTTGGCTCATTTCTAGTGTGATAGttaattatgtttattttttgcAACATTTTACAATAATGTTTTTACTCTACATTACACAACAAAATAATATGGAGAAAACCATTAACAAGAGTACAAACTTAAGATGCTAGctctttgtgtgtgttttttttatagTGTACCATCATCTGCAAGATCTTTTACATCCGAGACTCGTTTTATTTACATCCCATATATAACTTGTTTCccaaatagaaaaaaacaaaacaaaggaactaggtttaatattttacaaaatgcATCTAATTCTCCATCAACTGATGTTCTCCACACGACATATATGTTTCATAGCTTCAGTGAGATATTCTAATCTGTATTGATGGCCGCAGAAATGGCATGATAACCAATTGACAGGGTTACAATAGAACAGAAAGTTTGTAACAGAATATTGAACATAATTGAAGAGACTGAGAAGCAACAGTTATATTAATATCACGGATGCATTAAACTGAATTTTTATAACATTACTAAATTTCGCATGCTCTTTCACCAACTCAATCAAAAGCCACAATGTACGAGTTTCTTTAATACCACTGTACTAAAAACTAGCATTAAATTTCGAAAACATGCGATTTCAGAAGTCTTCGACCAATATGTGTACTGGTATATTttcagtcaaaaaaaaatatgtgtacTGGTATAATGGAGGCCACCACAACCACAAGAAAAAATTGATTCGGTGCAATAAATGTAATgtcatttgaaaaatataagacACTTTAGTTTTAGATAAAAGTGACAACTGATCTTTAGAGCTTCTTACGAGTAAAAAAATCTGCAAGTAGGCAGAATTAATTCATTCCAACCACTGAAGTACGTCGGCTTTTACATTATTCGATCGTATGCATAAGGTCCTACACTTCTCCATTAATCATCTGTCACTATTCGTTTATTTACGTAGCCTAGTCGATTAACAACTCTGAAGTAACGTATGTTTTACagaattttaatgttttaatatataaaatgtttttattttcttagataacttttactttattaaaaacggtgtactcaattatattttaatagtctcttttgtaattaattgaataccaataatttatagttttaatgatactttctaaacaaaaaatcgtttttttaatatgtgtgtttcTATATAAAATTCTTATATTTAGGAATAGAGGAAGTATAATTTTATCTCAAAAAATGCAAACTATGTTTTTAGATAAATAGGGCATATTTCTTATTAGGATGTATTTTATTAGGCTTAATATGTCATAGATATAAGTGTGAAGATAATTGGGAAAACCATTATAAGTTTTTGTGAAGTTAGTTGAGAATAGATAAGGGACCAGAAACGGGTGCTGAAATCAAATGAGAATTGAATGTGTTCACACCAAACAAGTTTTCTAAATCTTAACCCTTTTCCCTGTAAATTACAGTTATTTTCGAATGCTGACACAAAATTATACACATCCCTCAAGTAGAGATTAAGACAGTATTTATAATCATGAACAccagattattattattttgagtttcaagatttacCTTGTTGAAGATGAGTAAAAAACACATTACAAGAAGTTAACATATAAAGACATTGCCTCCCACAAATCCACTAAAAAGATACAAAGAAGGTGACTATTATCTTTTTATGGGGGGATTTACGTTTTAATGTCTTGTGGGAGGCAATGTCTTTATATGTTAACTTCTTGTAATGTGTGGGaggataataaaaagaaaaagataatagtCACCTTTTTATGGGGGGATTTACGTTTTGAAATAACTgtatgtattttaattattacaagAAAACATGTCACATAGCTTCTTCGCGGATCTTGAAAGTGTCATGATCATCTTCTTCACGAATCCAACCATACTTCTCAAGAAAAGGATTCACAATAGATTGTGGAGGGTACTGATCAATGCAATGGTTCCAAACATTCCCCAAAGATTCTCCAACGTTAAGATCCCTCACAACCTCCCAAACGCAACTATTGCACTTGAAACCTGCCCCAAAGCTTATCATGAACACTCTGTCTCCTCTTCTCAGCCTCTTCTTAGCTTCCATATACCCCAAAACATACCACAAGCTACTCGCTGACGTGTTCCCAAACCGGTGTAGCGTCATCCTCGCCGGTTCAAGATCGTATTCGGACAAGTCGAGGCTGTAACCTATTGCGTCGATAACGGCTTTACCTCCCGTGTGAATGCAGAAATGGTCAATACCAGTCTTGAAGTTAATCCCTGCCTTTGGAGCTGCCTGAGCCACTGCCGTGGAGCCTTTGCTAGGGTTTCCACGAAGCTTCTTGAGGAGAAGACTCAACATGAACCTAAAGAGCTCGGTCACGGGAAGAATCTTGGGAGTGATGACTTTGAGGTTGTCTACGAAGGCCCGAGTCGCTGCTTTTGGAAGAGTCTTGTCTAAGTGGATACCGACACGGCCTAGCTCGTCCTCTTTTTGGACACATGCGTTGTATGAATCTTCTCTGGCTCCATGGTGGGTCCGTACCAAACACTTGAGCTTAAACATGGCTTTACCGCTCAGACTACGCTTGTTGGTCAAGAGAACGGCGCAGCCACCGGATCGGAACAAGCAGTTAGCTAGGATCATAGACCGGTTGTTTCCGCTGTACCAGTTCTGACTAAGCGACTCTGATGTTACAACAAGAGCAAGCTTGTTCTTGTACGTTTTGAAGATGTTTTTAACGATGTCTACGGAGATAACACTAGCGCTACATCCCATTGCCGTCAAGTTGAATACCTacaaatagcactaaatcaaatttttattcAAAGAAATAAATACTACATAAatagaattaaaaaattataattcattaaaagattttaaataaatatatttctatatttgaatttagatttagtgattagaattTATGATTTACTATTTAAGAGTATGATTAAGGTTTAGGATATAGGGTAGTTTAGtgtttttattgattaataaatattatttggaaGTTTATTTCTCTTTgaatttgtgacaaaaaaaaaactaaaaatggtATTTATGAGATTTGACCTACTTTTATGTCTTCTCTCATCTTGTAGTGGTTAACGATTCTTGCAGATAGAGAAGGTGCTGAGTTTAGCATCGCAACGTTGACTACAAGGACGTCGATATCCGTAGGTGAGAGTTTGTTTCTCTCGAGGAGTTTCTTGATTGTGTCTATGTAAAACTCTTCCATCTCCGAGAGCGCATCTTGTTGAGTAGGACACTCTTCACGGCCTTCAAAAAAGAGCCTTGGTGCGTACGTTTGCTCTCCGATACCTGAACTAACGATGGCTTTGAGGAGGAACTTGTACTCGTTGAGTCTAAGGTGTTTGTTTCGAAGGATGATCTCACCGCTGAATTGAGTACTCACCATACGATCGTCAGAAGGTTTGTGACATTGGTAGTCCAAGATGTAGCAGTTTTGATCTCTTTTGCAATCTATGCGTTTCCAGATCTTGAAGATGAGGTAAGagatgagaagagaagagaggagacATAGAAGATCcatttctttttagttttctttctgAGTTTGGGTTTAAGAAGAAGTGATGATGATGTCTATTTAAAACTGCATGAAGAAGTAGCCAAGATTGTTGTGGGATATATAAGAGGACCATGAAACAGAAAAAGACAGCTCTCGTTTCTGACAGCTCATCATGTCCGAAAGTCAATATCATTGGTAAGAACTCTCGGTGGGGGTTAATTTTAACTTGAAAAGTTTACTGACGAGCAGAGAGTTATGGTAAGAAAATTGACAACAATAAGGTGGCACATTGATGTGGCTGTACAAAATGGACGAAGACTTCGCCTGTTTTGTCGACTAAAGGATTTattacatttattaaaaaaaagtatttattaCATTTTCATACGTACAAGTCTGAAAGTGTTATAGACAAAGGCACCAacaagtatatatatactatatggAGAAAAATATGCGGACATTTACCCGAGCGGTCCTGAAATTTTGgaaaaggatttttttttttttttttttaattttaacaattttaaagTCTTtgtatcatttaaaattttagggaccaaaattaatatttcaatGTGTCAAGAACCGGCCCGGCTGACTactcaaggaaaaaaaaaaaaccctaacgCCGccgtaaaaaaaaagagagcgaTTCTTGATCCTACCTTCTCCGGTGGCCGGCGAGCTTCGTCGGTGCCGTGAGAAGGTCCTTAGTCTAGTTCCTTTTGTCTGTTTAGGCTGAGATGAGGCTTTCGAGAGTCAGAGAAGTTTGGATCTGGGAATCGATTTGATTTCATCCTCTGGTTTGCTTGGGCTCCTTCACTAGATCCGTAGCTTTTTCTGGTGCGCGGTGCAGGTTATACCGGCTCTGATGTGGGGTGATACTTCTTCCATCGGATCGGGTGAAGCAGAACTCATGTATTGCAATGGTGGTCTCTCGTTCTTTCTCTGTCCTTTTGACTTCGTTTTGCTGGTTCGGATGTTCTCGATCTCGTTTAGTTGTTAGTTGTGTTTGTCTTAACCTAGCTCTGGGTCTAAAGCCTTTCGATATAAGTTCGGCTCTGCATGAAGGTCGTCGTTTAAGGGCGTTCTTATGGGAGTCCTTAATGAAGTTTCTTCGTGGAGGCAACTTGGGAGAGTGTAGCGGATTCAGAGTCAGGGGTTCGGCTTTTAGATTTCTTGGAAGAAGATTTAGTTGTTGATGGACTTGTGGAGTTTGTTTGGTCTAATGGCTTTGGTGGGAGATATCACTTGCTATGTTTTCAGGTAGAGTTTCTCTGCATTGGAATTTGGTTGTGCTCTGTTTTCGACAAGGCGTCTGGTTCTTGATTGGTGTAATCTTTGGAAGGCCTTGCTGTTAGTCCTCTGGTCGTTATATTGCTCTCTTCTGTTGGTGAAGTTTCGGGGCGGGGAAGCTGTGCAGTTCCTTGGTTTGAAACCAACGGGTTCTTCCGGATTACTTGGTAAGGAGCTGTGGAGCCTTAGCTCAATTGCGTGCAGTCTTTGAGTAGTTAATTGCCAACCGTCGTCTtctttggctgctcgggttgaagatCGATTCTCTTGTGGCTTCTTGTGTTGGAGCAGTCTTATGTATGGTTATTGAACGTGTTTCTCTGGTGGAACAGTTCTAGGAGATCCTCTTCGAACTCAAATAATTAGGCTTGCATCGCTTTCTCACTCATCTCTGCTTCCGGCTCCGTTAAGCTTCTTCATTTTGGAAGTGCTTCGTGTATCTCCCTATGGTCCTAATCAAcattgtctttttcttttgtttagtttaTGGTTCAATGTTTGTTCTAATCTTTGGCTCCGGATGGTGCATATCACCTTGCCGGCTTATGGCTCTAGAGAGGTTGCAAACCTTTGCTAAACCTTTGCTGGCTTTGTATGATACTCTGTTCAAAGTTAATATTAATCTactagatgacaaaaaaaaaaaaagtcaagaaCCGGCCCTGACTTTCATGTTGTAGAAATGTGCCCGTTCATATATTACAGGGGATTTAGCGAATCCAGGTTTGAAGGTCAAATCAATCAGCCTATTCTCCGGTCGTCAGTTTTGACAACAAATCTGAAGCATCTTTGTGATTTACAATCGTGATCGTCCTTTTTAGTACTATGAAATCATTACACTGGTGTGAATCTTAAGATCACTTGTTCAGTTAAAAACAGCTTATGGACTATTTTTTTGTCTGGTTATTATACGGATATAAATTACGAGAAACATTACATAAACGAGTGTCGTCCTATGATATTCATTTTTGACGGTATTCTTTGTGCCAtgctaaatattttttgtaagcatttttttttaattttttcaaattttttatataattcacAATTTTACGGAAATTGAAGCTTagactttttaatataaaaattgtgTTGCCTACGATTCAAACTCCAAATATGGGTGTAGAagtctttaaaccttaaccactAGATTACGGTGTTTCCACAACTTATAgactaattaataattaatataagacattagttttttttgatcaaaatataAGACATTAGTTTTAGTTGCCTATAATGGAAAAAAAGTAATTAGAAGCAcaattttatagttaaaattaattggTGCATTGATGTGGATGTATCATGTATACAAATCAAGTGTCTATTTATTGAATCTGAATACACGAGGCCGTTATTAGTACGTTGTGACTTTTCAAGCCATCGTATCTGGTTAGTATCGTAATTAGTTGTTGTATTTAGAGATTCATGAATGATGTATGGTGTTCATAAGCTTTTATAGCATGATTGCATAGATTGACGTTTGATGGACCAAAGGTTATAGAAGTTTGGAGTGTAAATTATTTATGATTAGTTTGGGTAGccaatgatatttattttatattctatatattaGGTTGTAGATGAAAGAGCAATAAAGAGATTTGGTGAGCTGTGAGTATGACGAAGGTTTAGGAAAATCATGAACTTCTTGGATACAAGTGAGAGTGCTGTGATAAGCTAGTCTCAACTTCCACCAACTTAATCACGTCGACCCTTCTTTTACTACTACAAAGCCCTCGTCCAACGCTTACTCACACCATCTGCATGTATATACGTCCTTTCCTTGGTCCCTTAAATAACTTATTAATCGATTCACATTAAAACCCTATCCTCTTTTAATCATGCAGCTACTTAAGAAATGTTATTGGTAACTTGAAAGGGACAAAGTTTGTAGATTAGCAATCCCAATAGCCAGTTGACTCAACAAAGAgtctactttttttttgctctgATGCTTTCTATTATGGGGGCTGGATATTGCCAaaattgagatttttttttttaagtttcaaatatttgatagaaactcatgatgttttttaaaagttatgAATAGAAGTGCTACAAATTTTATAACAGTTGAGgatatattacaaaattcattAGTAACTAAGATTTTTTTCTTCGAGTTACAATGAGGTAATAAAACAATTTAACAACCAATAATAGCATATATAGACACATTAGGTTGACGTTGACAAAGGCAATCACGGGTTTACTTTTGTGAGAGCATTAAAAGTAGTCTAGTTAGAGGTTATTCTACTAATAATGAAGAAGTTAATGTTTGCTGGTGTATTTAGTTTGCTGGTCACTGACTCATCTCATTCTCATTTAGTATTAGTTTGATTTTTCTTGTGGTTGTTcatatattattcatttttttcaaaaaaaaaaaactcttattcACAAATATTTAAGCGATTTACTGAATTATTGAATCACAATGTCTTTTTCAATGTCTATCGTTTTTCCTTATAAATATtgtcaaaaataaatgattGACCACCCATGAATAACTGAAGTTTAAATTCTTATGGCCGAAATATGAATTACTTAACAAGCTATTCACATTTTTCGTTCGAGTTTCTATTTAAAACCATGCACTTTCATTTAAAATCAATGCTAGAATAGtggtataaaataaataaaataccaTATTTCCATTCTATATTATTCAGATCAACACTTCAACTTCTATACTAAAATCGTAGAGACATCCAAGGATTAATAATACTCACAGAGACATCACAATTAAAATCAGATTCTGATGTGGAATTAAATTGACAGAGAGATAATCTTATTATGCAGGCAAAATATGGACAACGAAGACGTATGAAGTATGAACTGTGGTTTCTCTAAAGATAGTATACATACATCTCctacctttttttttgtgcaaacaGAAAAATGTATGGCTAGTTGGCTACGGCATATACGTGGAACAAATTGGTATACCTCCCATGTTTGCATGCGGATACTAATATAAATAATCTTTGTGGACTTCTTTTCTGAACAGAATAATATTTGTAGACTTATTCAACTAACAACTTCACTTCCCAACCacaattcttttttatttaattttgtagaGTTACACTACTGCTGTGTCGAATGATTGACATTTTTAGCAACGAGCCATAAAAGATTGTCGGTCAAATAtcatcattaatattttaaatttaaaatatattttacatatttttactaaaataattatgttttgccTTTGTTCTCGCCTTTCGTTACTTTGTTATTGGGATTATATAGTGTAGCTTAAAAATGATTAACGTCTGAAAGTATTTGCCTTTTCTAGATTCATAGAACACATTGCGAGAGGCTGGCCCAAATCTTTTGGAGGCCTAAATCAAAACTTACACTTGTGGGCCTCATAAAAGTGAAGAGAATTCTATTTCTACCATTgtttatattacatataaatttaactttaaataataattattcataaaaatcttatatttatgattaaaaaattatattaaccctttttaatttttataaatattttaaaaattatttataaactatttataaaaaattataaacccaACCATATCTCTTAAACAAGAACCACTTAACTTTAAACCcaaatgttaaatatttttcataaatatagtATTAGAAATTAGTATCTATGTTAtagtatttcaaaaaaaatttctaaaaatatgttGTGTGTTtcacttaattttttatataatctaGATCAGTTTCATATTGATCAATATGTTTTCCACATAACAATGGTCAAAAGTCTAAAAGTTAAAAGCTTAAATAATCCTTATTCCTTACCAATCAAGACCATGATCGAGAAAGTGAAGCTTATATAACTTGTAATCAACATGAAATTTGTTATCAAATTAATAGGCTTTGTTGTTACATATTACGATACAACACAACACAACGCAATTCAAATacaacaaggaaaaaaaaactagtaaGAAAGATAAACGGTGCACTCCAGAACAGTCTCAAGCCCATCTGTGAACTGGTGCGGCTGCTGTGTGTTCCCACTGCCACCAGTATAAGTCTTGACAACGGCATATCCTCTCGCATTCACATACTTCCCCGTACCACCCATGACCCCAAGATGAGATTCCGATGCAGCCGTTCTATGCACACCGAAGAAACTGATGCTATCTTCATAACCACCACTCTCAAACATAGCCGTGAAGGCCATAGTCTGGCTAGTTCCATCCACCGCGCTCGCCACGTAGAAGCCCTGAGCTTTGCCAAGCAGACCTGACCCGAGCTCATGCCCTTCCGTTAGCTCGTTGTCCATCACCGTCATCGTCCCAAACATGAGCATCTGAAGGGACGAACCAGATGGGAGCTGACCGCCATTAGCCACGGGGAGACCGTTCAAGAGGCTGTTCCCGTTGTTCTGTAGAATGCTGGAAGTGGTTCCTCCCAGACCGACCAGAAGCGGgacgttgttgttgttgaggaTTCCGTTGTTGTTACTGTTAGATGGAACGCCGTTGCTGACAGGGAGGTTTGCGCCGTTGGGTTTGGCGAATGGAAGCTGGCCACTGAGAGCTGCGTTTGCAACGACTCCGGTCACAGCCCTGGCTGTTGGGTTTGAGCCACCGAGTATATCGTGCATAAAGAAGACTAATGTGTGGTCGGGAAGTAAACCACCTGCACCTGAGCCAGCAGTCGGCAAAGGCCCTGAACCAGCAGCAGGCAAAGGACCAGAACTAGCAACCGGAACGGGACCTGAACCGGTGGTTGGAAGAGAACCGGGGACAGTAGCAGGCAAGGGAACCGAACTAGCAACCGGTAAAGAACCAGAACCAGTGGTTGGTAGAGGTCCAGAGCCACTTAAAGTATTCAAAGGACCTGAACCGCCTGAGGCT
It encodes:
- the LOC103836419 gene encoding 3-ketoacyl-CoA synthase 3, whose product is MDLLCLLSSLLISYLIFKIWKRIDCKRDQNCYILDYQCHKPSDDRMVSTQFSGEIILRNKHLRLNEYKFLLKAIVSSGIGEQTYAPRLFFEGREECPTQQDALSEMEEFYIDTIKKLLERNKLSPTDIDVLVVNVAMLNSAPSLSARIVNHYKMREDIKVFNLTAMGCSASVISVDIVKNIFKTYKNKLALVVTSESLSQNWYSGNNRSMILANCLFRSGGCAVLLTNKRSLSGKAMFKLKCLVRTHHGAREDSYNACVQKEDELGRVGIHLDKTLPKAATRAFVDNLKVITPKILPVTELFRFMLSLLLKKLRGNPSKGSTAVAQAAPKAGINFKTGIDHFCIHTGGKAVIDAIGYSLDLSEYDLEPARMTLHRFGNTSASSLWYVLGYMEAKKRLRRGDRVFMISFGAGFKCNSCVWEVVRDLNVGESLGNVWNHCIDQYPPQSIVNPFLEKYGWIREEDDHDTFKIREEAM
- the LOC103836422 gene encoding dirigent protein 25, translated to MAGCKILFLFVLSLAITFVSPARLLNEEEDIGLVPVPTTTSGSGLFPTSTGITTGASPASGGSGPLNTLSGSGPLPTTGSGSLPVASSVPLPATVPGSLPTTGSGPVPVASSGPLPAAGSGPLPTAGSGAGGLLPDHTLVFFMHDILGGSNPTARAVTGVVANAALSGQLPFAKPNGANLPVSNGVPSNSNNNGILNNNNVPLLVGLGGTTSSILQNNGNSLLNGLPVANGGQLPSGSSLQMLMFGTMTVMDNELTEGHELGSGLLGKAQGFYVASAVDGTSQTMAFTAMFESGGYEDSISFFGVHRTAASESHLGVMGGTGKYVNARGYAVVKTYTGGSGNTQQPHQFTDGLETVLECTVYLSY